In a single window of the Longimicrobium sp. genome:
- a CDS encoding ribosomal protein L7/L12, translating into MSRGKLLLIAGVAAFVAIMLAGPGAAVFPSTLHWGAWAACPDGTTPAHRRFRESYNRPGETQVAFYCVAPDGTEHERTLAAMGGLFLMYFMGGCVVLSLLSRRIGAAPADATRATSSTPRAVPGDVEAKARALLARDQKIHAIKLVREATGMGLAEAKDWVEALPLRPPSSPPPTLLAPAGSASNRLAELKRMLDAGLITQSEYDQKKSEILAEL; encoded by the coding sequence ATGTCGCGGGGCAAGCTGCTGCTGATCGCGGGGGTCGCGGCGTTCGTGGCGATCATGCTGGCCGGGCCGGGCGCGGCGGTCTTCCCGTCCACCCTGCACTGGGGGGCGTGGGCCGCGTGCCCGGACGGGACCACGCCCGCGCACCGGCGCTTCCGCGAGTCGTACAACCGTCCCGGCGAGACGCAGGTGGCGTTCTACTGCGTCGCGCCCGACGGCACGGAGCACGAGCGCACCCTTGCCGCGATGGGCGGGCTCTTCCTGATGTACTTCATGGGCGGATGCGTGGTGCTGAGCCTGCTCTCGCGGCGGATCGGAGCGGCGCCGGCGGACGCGACGCGCGCCACCTCGTCCACGCCACGCGCCGTCCCCGGCGATGTGGAGGCGAAGGCGCGAGCGCTACTGGCGCGCGACCAGAAGATCCACGCCATCAAGCTCGTCCGCGAGGCCACGGGGATGGGCCTGGCGGAGGCGAAGGACTGGGTCGAGGCGCTCCCTCTCCGCCCGCCGTCATCACCACCACCGACCCTCCTCGCACCCGCCGGCAGCGCGAGCAATCGGCTGGCGGAATTGAAGCGGATGCTGGACGCGGGGCTCATCACCCAATCGGAGTACGACCAGAAGAAAAGCGAGATCCTGGCGGAGCTTTAG
- a CDS encoding type II toxin-antitoxin system RelE/ParE family toxin encodes MIELAERKALIFLSGEIKTPPFSAEARQEAGDLLRQVQEGVKLSMPHSRPLPSLGRNCHELRVRDQKVTWRIIYRVDPDAVLVAEVFAKKTQTIPDHVLETCRKRFAAYDRAVEGK; translated from the coding sequence ATGATTGAACTGGCTGAGAGAAAGGCGCTGATCTTTCTTTCGGGGGAGATCAAGACGCCGCCGTTCTCCGCCGAGGCGCGGCAGGAGGCGGGCGACCTGCTCCGGCAGGTGCAGGAAGGGGTGAAGCTGTCGATGCCGCACTCGCGGCCGCTGCCTTCACTCGGGCGGAACTGCCACGAGCTCCGCGTCAGGGACCAGAAGGTAACGTGGCGCATCATCTACCGGGTCGATCCCGACGCGGTGCTGGTGGCCGAGGTGTTTGCAAAGAAGACGCAAACGATACCGGATCACGTCCTGGAAACGTGCCGGAAGCGTTTCGCGGCCTACGACCGGGCAGTGGAGGGCAAATGA
- a CDS encoding helix-turn-helix transcriptional regulator — translation MNSEKRARLEAAGFKFGTVAEFLELTPEESDLIETRLALRLFLRSVRERAGLTQAEAARRIGTSQSRLSKMEGGDPTVTLDLLIRSALKLGARYTEIGKAIAEWPGAPSSEPPRRKAAPRTSIRKRRGTSSMRSPRVKTIIG, via the coding sequence ATGAACAGCGAGAAGCGGGCGCGGCTCGAGGCCGCCGGGTTCAAGTTCGGCACCGTGGCCGAGTTCCTCGAGCTCACCCCCGAGGAAAGCGACCTCATCGAAACGCGGCTGGCGCTGCGGCTGTTCCTGCGCAGCGTGCGCGAGCGGGCAGGGCTCACGCAGGCAGAAGCCGCCAGGCGCATTGGCACCAGCCAGTCGCGGCTGTCCAAGATGGAGGGCGGCGATCCCACCGTCACCCTCGACCTGCTCATCCGCAGCGCGCTGAAGCTGGGGGCGCGCTACACCGAGATCGGCAAGGCCATCGCCGAGTGGCCGGGCGCGCCGAGCAGCGAGCCACCGCGCAGGAAGGCGGCGCCGCGAACATCCATCCGCAAGCGGCGGGGGACATCGTCGATGCGTTCGCCACGCGTGAAGACCATCATTGGCTGA
- a CDS encoding wax ester/triacylglycerol synthase family O-acyltransferase — MSATAVIAEAPPRAPLHRPAPPERLSGPDAAWWHMERPENQMVITGVLTFAEPLDFDRVSVAVRTRLLAHRRFRQRVDESAGHPRWVDDARFSLARHLRRATLPAPGGRRELQHLVGEMMSRPLDPRRPLWEAVVADGYAGGSAIVVRVHHCIADGMALIHVLLTLDDQPGNEDEIDGFAPRGWTPATLRGLRVPASLAGKVAFAVRTALSVMATLARLLLMRGDPPSSFRGRLGMRKTAAWSDPLPLDEVKRVAKALGGTVHDVLAAAAAGGMREYEKLHGRRFRRPVRAVVPVNLREMSGLGALGNRFGLVFLPLPVGLSDAVERESAVKRTMDRLKRSPEARVLYAILRLVGRLPKWVERLIVAFLGKNATLVMTDVPGPRETIWFCGRRVREVMAWVPQSGRLGLGVSILSYAGRVQVGVAADAGLVPDPEALVAAFARSFAELRAAALG; from the coding sequence ATGAGCGCTACGGCCGTCATCGCTGAGGCACCCCCGCGCGCGCCCCTCCATCGCCCCGCCCCGCCCGAGCGGCTGAGCGGGCCCGACGCGGCGTGGTGGCACATGGAGCGGCCGGAGAACCAGATGGTGATCACCGGCGTGCTCACCTTCGCCGAGCCGCTGGACTTCGACCGCGTGAGCGTCGCGGTGCGCACGCGCCTCCTCGCACACCGCCGCTTCCGCCAACGCGTGGACGAGTCCGCCGGCCATCCGCGCTGGGTCGACGACGCGCGCTTCTCCCTCGCCCGCCACCTGCGCCGCGCCACCCTTCCCGCGCCCGGCGGCCGCCGCGAGCTGCAGCACCTGGTGGGGGAGATGATGAGCCGCCCGCTCGACCCGCGCCGTCCGCTCTGGGAGGCCGTGGTGGCGGACGGCTACGCGGGGGGATCGGCCATCGTCGTGCGCGTGCACCACTGCATCGCCGACGGGATGGCGTTGATCCACGTGCTGCTGACGCTCGACGACCAGCCCGGCAACGAGGACGAGATCGACGGCTTCGCGCCGCGGGGATGGACCCCCGCCACCCTCCGCGGCCTGCGCGTCCCCGCCTCGCTCGCGGGGAAGGTCGCGTTCGCCGTGCGGACGGCCCTGTCGGTGATGGCGACGCTCGCGCGGCTGCTGCTCATGCGCGGCGACCCGCCGTCCTCCTTCCGCGGCCGGCTGGGGATGCGCAAGACCGCCGCGTGGAGCGACCCCCTGCCGCTGGACGAGGTCAAGCGCGTGGCGAAGGCGCTCGGCGGCACCGTGCACGACGTCCTGGCCGCCGCCGCCGCGGGCGGGATGCGCGAGTACGAGAAGCTGCACGGCCGCCGCTTCCGCCGCCCGGTACGCGCGGTGGTGCCCGTCAACCTGCGGGAGATGTCCGGGCTGGGCGCGCTGGGGAACCGCTTCGGGCTCGTCTTCCTCCCCCTCCCCGTCGGCCTGTCGGACGCGGTGGAGCGCGAGTCGGCGGTGAAGCGGACGATGGACCGGCTGAAGCGCTCGCCCGAGGCGCGGGTGCTCTACGCCATCCTGCGCCTCGTCGGCCGCCTGCCGAAGTGGGTCGAGCGGCTGATCGTGGCCTTCCTGGGGAAGAACGCCACGCTGGTGATGACCGACGTCCCCGGCCCGCGCGAGACGATCTGGTTCTGCGGCCGCCGCGTGCGCGAGGTGATGGCGTGGGTCCCGCAGTCCGGCCGGCTGGGGCTGGGCGTCAGCATCCTCAGCTACGCAGGCCGCGTGCAGGTGGGCGTGGCCGCCGACGCCGGCCTCGTCCCCGATCCCGAGGCGCTGGTCGCCGCCTTCGCCCGCTCGTTCGCCGAGCTGCGCGCCGCCGCGCTGGGTTGA
- a CDS encoding GAF domain-containing sensor histidine kinase, whose product MSTVGPVRPPRPDERLRQIIDRLADGVVVVGGDGLVRFVNPAAQVLFGRGAAELLGREFGFPTLAGETTEIDVVRPGGATAAAELRAVETEWEGEPAYIVSLRDVTDRREAEERRRQAEAEQAARRDAESEARRARFLSNVSSVLSSSLDYHATLSVLAKLAVPELADWCVIDVLEEDGRMARVAAAHAEHEREPLLAVLCDEFPPRMDGPSVGAQALRSGTPVYVPRVSDEWLEGVTTGPEHAALIRALGIRSLIAVPLVARTETLGVATLVGATRGYRRNDLATAEDFAQRAALSISNARLYAAAQEASRAKSEFLAVMSHELRTPLNAVMGYADLLQAGIGGAVSERQRGYLDRIKEGARHLEGIIDEILAFSRMEAGQEAVRARRVDLRDVVRQAGDLLRPLARQKSLELELRLPPEPAIVETDPEKVLQILRNLGTNAIKFTDQGQVRIEALRDHPHHLLRIVDTGIGIRREHRERIFEPFWQVEQSNRREVGGTGLGLAVARRLAELLGGRLTLESAPGRGSTFTLALPAADNPENGGDPSA is encoded by the coding sequence TGGTGGTCGTGGGGGGCGACGGCCTGGTGCGCTTCGTCAACCCGGCGGCGCAGGTGCTCTTCGGGCGCGGCGCCGCCGAGCTGCTGGGGCGTGAGTTCGGCTTCCCCACGCTGGCGGGGGAGACGACGGAGATCGACGTGGTGCGCCCGGGGGGCGCCACCGCGGCCGCCGAGCTGCGCGCGGTGGAAACGGAGTGGGAGGGCGAGCCCGCCTACATCGTGTCGCTCCGCGACGTCACCGACCGGCGGGAAGCCGAGGAGCGCCGCCGGCAGGCCGAGGCCGAGCAGGCCGCCCGCCGCGACGCCGAGAGCGAGGCGCGGCGGGCCCGTTTCCTTTCCAACGTCAGCTCGGTCCTCTCCTCCTCCCTCGACTACCACGCCACCCTGTCCGTCCTGGCCAAGCTCGCCGTTCCCGAGCTGGCGGACTGGTGCGTCATCGACGTGCTGGAGGAGGACGGGCGGATGGCGCGGGTGGCCGCGGCGCACGCGGAGCACGAGCGCGAGCCGCTGCTGGCGGTGCTCTGCGACGAGTTTCCGCCGCGGATGGACGGCCCCTCCGTCGGCGCGCAGGCGCTGCGGTCGGGCACTCCGGTCTACGTCCCCCGCGTGAGCGACGAGTGGCTGGAGGGGGTGACGACGGGCCCCGAGCACGCCGCGCTGATCCGCGCGCTGGGGATCCGCTCGCTGATCGCCGTCCCCCTCGTGGCGCGCACGGAGACGCTGGGGGTGGCCACGCTGGTCGGCGCCACGCGCGGCTACCGGCGCAACGACCTGGCGACGGCGGAGGATTTCGCGCAGCGCGCGGCGCTCTCCATCAGCAACGCGCGGCTGTACGCGGCGGCGCAGGAGGCCAGCCGCGCCAAGAGCGAGTTCCTGGCGGTGATGAGCCACGAGCTGCGCACCCCGCTGAACGCGGTGATGGGGTATGCCGACCTGCTGCAGGCGGGGATCGGCGGCGCGGTGAGCGAGCGCCAGCGCGGCTACCTGGACCGCATCAAGGAAGGCGCGCGGCACCTGGAGGGGATCATCGACGAGATCCTGGCCTTCTCGCGGATGGAGGCGGGGCAGGAGGCCGTCCGCGCGCGCCGGGTGGACCTGCGCGACGTGGTGCGCCAGGCCGGCGACCTGCTGCGTCCGCTGGCCCGGCAGAAGTCGCTCGAACTGGAGCTGCGCCTGCCGCCCGAGCCGGCGATCGTGGAGACGGACCCCGAGAAGGTGCTGCAGATCCTGCGCAACCTGGGGACGAACGCCATCAAGTTCACCGACCAGGGGCAGGTGCGCATCGAGGCGCTGCGCGACCACCCGCACCACCTCCTCCGCATCGTCGACACGGGGATCGGCATCCGCCGCGAGCACCGCGAGCGCATTTTCGAGCCCTTCTGGCAGGTGGAGCAGTCCAACCGCCGCGAGGTGGGCGGCACCGGGCTCGGCCTTGCCGTCGCCCGCCGCCTGGCGGAGCTGCTGGGCGGGCGGCTGACGCTGGAGAGCGCGCCGGGCCGCGGCAGCACCTTCACCTTGGCGCTTCCCGCCGCGGACAACCCCGAGAACGGCGGGGATCCGTCCGCGTAG